The window GGTGGAGGATGTGCAGCAGCTACACCACAAATTAGAGTTTTAGTTGAAAAGATTTCACCTGCTTATACCATTAAAATGCTGACTGATGCAAGTAAGACTTCGACCCCTATCTTCCTCtgttttcatgaatcggatctaTGTGGTCTGTGGTCAAAATCCCAGAAATTAGGGTGTGTACTGTTCAAAAAACCCAAACcaaataaaaaccaaaaaaatgaaGCGGTTTAATAAAAAGAACGGTTTATTTTCTGAAAAACCGAAATTTTAGGATtggtatggttttttttttttttttttttttttatctgaaAAAGTTTTGTTTGTAAATACAAATTTAGAACTTTTATtttataccaaaaaaaaaaactcataatatAAAATCTATTTAAATAACTTTTAACTTTTATAATTGATATAAACTAACACATTTAAAAAATTTATGATTAAAGTGTTAAACTGTTTTTTAGGGAAGAGACGGTTGAACATGTTATGATATCACCAAGAAACCAAAACAATATTATAAAGAAAACAAATTCTAGGTTTTTATTTTTCTCTGTAGGTAGGTCATTTTAATTTTACATTTTTGACATAAGTTttacattttattatttaaaactatAAATTTTGTTCCAAATATGGtctatttccccccccccccccccccccccccccccccccctacaaATTCACCTCATTCTTTTTACAAGTTTACTGTTTGTATAACTTTAGTTTTAGAATTTATTAAACATTTGTAATAATATTTTTACAcgttttataatttttcatacaacaattttatgatttttttaaactttattttttttatttaaatataagatGTTTTACGAAAAAGAATATTTCTAAATATtgtaaaaatgtattaaaaaagtTTTTAGAAAGTTTTTTTACAAATATTTAcacaattttttaaaaaaatttcacaAAATTTCTTTGAACTTTTTAATAATTCTTTTATAACACTTAGaaacttataaaatattaatatattgcattaaaaaattacaaaataattaagtttataacattgcattaaaaaatataacacaagttttttattattattattattattattattattattattattattattattttgtaaagGTATGTAAAAAATTcgtaaattttttataaaaagatttaaaaaagTTTACAAAAGGttgtaaaaatatatatttaaaaaaagttgtataaaaaattaattttagggtgaatttataaaaaaaatttgaacCATATTTGTAACTAACCAAACTTTAGGcaaaaaagcataaaaaaaattaaaaaccggATGGAAAGTGCCAAACTGGTATAACATGTGGAAACACCAAATAACTAGTTTTTACCAAAAATACTCTCAAACTCAAACTGAAAATAAAATGGAACAAAACCGTTTGTATGTATTACATTTATGAGTTCTTTATATGCTTAATTATATGACATATTGCTTAGTTCTATTGAACCTAGAAACTACAATCGAAAGATAACGAGTTTTTTTGGTTAGAAACCAAATTTATTTGGCTTGAAAAAGTGCGGAACGAAAATTTTTGATACGgacatacaaacattgtcaaaatatattttatatagttaTCTTATACTAAACATTAAAAAACATGATACTATCTTTTTAGCCgagtataataatataaaatatgttTACAAATaacctttttatatatataaaaaacaaactttttaGGGATGCTTAAATACCCCACCAAGGCACCaacctttttatatatataaacaacaaaCTTTTTAGGTCCATTTAGCTCCATGCTCACCTACGGTAATTTATACTAGAACTAAAATAATGTCAAATCTTAAAACCTTCTAAATAGGAAATGTCTGAAATCAGAGTCCCAAATGTAGGACTCCTAATAGCAATCTATTAACAAACGAAATGATTAAATGCAGGATACATTTCAGAGACAATGAAGCTGGGAGCAGTTGGAATTCTGGCATATCGAACTTATGTTTTGGGGGAGTTGATTGAGGCCACAAATAACTTCCATAGATCAACTTGCATGGGCGATGGTTCTCATGGCCAGGTAATTGGTTTAATGAAAAGCAGAGACATTTtgattttaaatataacaaatatGAAATTTGGTTATCATTTTAGTCAAACTGTCCTTTTTAATTAAAACAATTCAACTCAAAATTAATATGTTGTATGTTGTATATTCCATCAGCTTTACAAAGGCCAGCTTAACGATGGAAGTATAGTTGCTATTAGAAACTTGAAATTGAGAAAGAGGTGTAGCATCCAGAGTTATACTCGACAGATTGAACTCATATCTAAACTCAGGCATCCAAACCTGGTCAACCCCATCGGTCACTGTTTTGAACGCCACACAGACGATTCAGCCATCATCCATGGCGTCTTTCTGGTTTTTGAATTCGTCCCAAACGGAACACTCAGAGCCTCCCTAATGGGTCAGTATTCGATtccctaaaaaaacaaaaaagagacACTTTGGTTTTCAAGGCGAAATTAACACTATTCTATTAGATCTTATTTTCCGATAAGAACAGTGCTTCCAATCACCATAGCTTAAATACCCTTTTCGGTTTTCTCTTATCTTTGTGTCTGGTAATCTCGTTGTagaatttttttcaaaaactaaaagaTTCTTGACGATATTTGAAAATCAGTTCGATTGACCCGAAAAGTCAAACCCACAATCTTGAAGATATTTACTAATCTGAAGATTAAAATGACAGCCGGACAGAAATTCTCCTGGGCACAGAGGCTTTCAGCTGCTATCGGGATTTCAAAAGGGATCCAGTTTCTAAACACACGGATAACTGCTAAACTATTTCCAGACAACCTAAAAATAACCGACGTTTTGTTGGATCAAAATTTTCAAGTGAAGATCAGTGGCTATAATCTTCCTTTGCTACCAGAAACTAAGGTATATATGCCTTTCCGGTGTTTCAGTACTCATGTAAGTAAGTTGACGATGTATGTTAGAAGAAATTAAGGTACGATTTTCTACCGCAGGTGTCTGCTGGACATTCTGCAACCAGATCGAGTGAAAATCTTGGAAGAAGTAAACGGTATTAATTAATGTTTAATTAACGTTTAGTTAATGGAGTCAACGTTCATGGCATGCATCTCTGCTTATGAATGTTTTTCTTTGACGTTTATACAGATTTGAAACGGAGGAGGATGACCATGATCATGTTTACGACATGGGAGTAATCATGCTAGAACTCATCTTAGGAAGGGCCATCGATTGCATAAGCGACATAACTATTGCTAAAGATATGGTAAGTTGTATTGTATACCAAGCTatgtgactatatatatatatatatatatatatatatatatatatatatatatatatatatatatatatatatatatatatatatatatatatatatatatatatatatatatatatatatatatatatatatatatatatatagagttaggttcaaatgttttcactatctattgtgtgcctgtatgattgattctgaaccaatcattttagtattattttaagaaagtaattaatgcatattagatgctgaagatgtaattaatacctattatatcttcaacatgtaatatgcattaattactttcttaaaataactaaaatgattggtccagaatcagtcatacatgcacacaatagatactgaaaacaaaataacctaaccatatatatatatatatatatatatatatatatatatatatatatatatatatatatatatatatatatatatatatatatatgttgatagATGTTTGGAATTAACGTCAAAACGTTAAAGTCATGCAAACTTTGTTTTTTGTTTACAGTTGCATGTAAGTCTGGTGGCGGATGAGGTAGCTCGAAGGAGTATCCTGGATCCTTTGGTTCGTAAGGAATGTTGTGATGAATCTTTAAAGACATTAATGGAGCTTTGTCTAAGATGCATGTCTAAGGATCGACCTTCCATTGATGATGTGTTATGGAATCTAGAGTTCATAGCTCAGGCCCACACCTCATCAATGGAGGATTCGATGAATAATATTCAAACCTCAACAAACGAGAAGATGAATAATATTCAAACCTCAACAAATGAGACAATCGTCTCTATAACATAAATAGTTGAATAAGTTATTATCACATttgtaattgttttgaaattcgtTGTACTTTTGTGGTTATGATAGTGATATCTAGAACAATTAAAGACTTAATTAACAGATTTGTGTGTGATTAAAACTTACACATTTGGTACTACACCAAGAAATTTGCTATGACGAATTGAGTTACATCAAAATCTTCACATGTTTACGCATGGAAAATTGGTTAAATTTCTGAACTTAACAATGCAGAGAATATGATTAACTTAATAATTTGCGTAGCACAAGTAAGAATGGATCAGATGCAATGCGAGCAAACTTAATAAGTTCTCCTTTCTGAAGTTGCTTTAAATAAAGGACCAAAACACACATGAGTGCTGCTTATTTGCCTTGTTGGTTATATGATATAGTTGCATTAGTTTGAAGATTCACTCAATAATGTAAAGAATAAAAACAAGTTAAGCTATAACGGATTCAACTGATGCCGTACACTTTCTTATTCGGTTTACAAAGCGCATTCGGTTTACAAAACGCAGACAATATAATTAAACCTTTTGGTTTCAAGCAACCAAATTAAATCTCCTACATTTAGGATTAGACATTTAGTGCATATGACCAATCCTGAAACACAGATGATCTACACACATAAAGAAGTAATATTTAAGAAGGCTAGATACCAATGAACGCCTTTGAATCCACTTAGAAAGTTTCAGATACACTATTGTGGAAATGGGATGTCAGAAAGATCCTCTCTGTAAGGAGCATTTGTCAACTCTGGTCTTCTATTAGCATCATTTCCACTTTCCATGTTATCCTGAGCAATAGGGTTGCCTTTCGATGGCTCAATATATGTAACCACAACATCCTTACGCAACATAAGGTAGATCACTGAGAGAACATAAGCAGCCATGACTGGGAAAACTAATATTGCAATAAACACATTAGCCACTTTTGGCCAAGTGCTATGGATTAGCCAATCGACAAATGCAGTGCTCAAGTAGTAGATGTTGATGCCAATTATTCCAAGTCCTAATGCCCATGAAAAAAGAATGATCTGTAGAAGAAAAATAAACGTATTATAAATGAATTTCAGGTATAATCCTGGATTTATGAAATTAAAACTCACAAATATTGAGTTCTTGTGAGGTCCCATTTTGGTGCTTGAGCTACTGAACTTGAGTAGTGGAATGAGTGCAAATGGAAGTTCAAATGACAGTATCATCTGCAAAAGATCCATATTCCATACTGACATTAAAATCCAGTTTCAATGAATCATGGATATGCTACATATAGAATGAAACTTTAAAGATGGAGTCACATACAGATGCTATTATAATTAGTCTTCCTGCTCCAGAAGGCCCACCAATTATTGACACTATTAGACTCGGTGTGATGGCGATGCATCTTGTTACCAAATTCCTGAGCCATTTCCTCATTTTTAAgtccaagaaaccctaaaatagcAAATAGTTCATGCTTAGTGATTATCAATATCAAAAAGTATCTGCCAAAGGGGAATGAATATTACAACCCAAAGACCTCTCATAACCTACCGACATAATGAATTGTCCAGCATAAGTGCCTGTGATTGTTGAACTCTGACCAGAAGCTAACAGTGCAATTGCATAAAGAGTAGAGCCCGACTTTCCCAAAACATTCTGTGTAGTAAAAATTAACCGGGGTTAATTAATTATGAGAATTTTTGTGAATGTTGTTGGTATAGAAGTTATAGATTTAACATCTTATAAGCCCATACTTTTAGAAGAAATGAAGCTGAGTTAAGGGTGAGGTCGTTGCAACGATCCATTTCATCGCTTGGTAGGTTTTTTTCTGAGCAAACAGTGCCAGAAACAGCGATCATCGAGACGTTGATTAAGAATGCTACAAAGAGAGCAATGCCACTTTCTATCAGGAAGTATCTGCATGCATCCTGTAATTCAAAACATCATCATGAATAGATAAGAACTTGAGTTCCTCTTTCGAGAAAAAGATTCCAACAACATTATATCATGGAGGGACTTACATTGATGCCACGAACTGAAGTTGGTATCTTCCGAGTAAGAACAAGAGCCGAATGGAGAAACAAGTTATGCCTATTAAAAAGGGTGAACTTTATGTTAAGTGAAATCAAATTACATTTAGGGAATTAATACAAATGTATATGAgaaagagttttttttttgggGGAGTGGGATATTACGGCATGACAAGGGCACCAAGTAGAGCAATGGCATCACCAGTGGCGCCTTGACCACTAAGTTTAGGAATGAACATTCCCTTTAGCAAATCACCAGCTGGTGGCTTCACATAGCTCATTTCTCCAAAGAAACAACCAGCCATCAGAAAAACTAGAATAGCTATCAATATTTCAAGCTTCCTCACCTATGGATTTATGAAACCAACATTAATTACATGTGTTGTCATATATATAAGGAAACACCAACTATGAAAACATCCAAAGAAAACGAATCATAAATGAAGTTCTTACACCATATTTTTGGAGGCCAAGAAGGAGGAGGGTGCTGAGACCAGTGAGAAGAACTCCAACCCAAACTGGAATCTTGAATAAGATATTCAGTGCAAAAGCTGTTCCGATCACtgaaaacatcaaaagaaaacgaatcataataatataaaataaaaaaagttaaatcGTATATTCACATCAGTTTCGTGGATAAGATTAAAAATTAGTACCTTCAGGAATATCTGCTGCAATGACTGCAACCTCAGCTAGCAGCCACAGACAATACTTGACAAAGATAGGGTATTCAGCCTTACacaactctgataaatgtttccCTGAATAACAGAATAACTAAACTTTAGATACTTATCATTATTTCTGGATATATAAACAAATTCATAGGTCAAGTTCAGTGTACGTCTTACCAGTGCTTACACCAAGATTGGCAGCCAGAGATTGAATAACAAGTGCAAAGATTAGCCCGATTAAAATCACCCAAAGTAGCTGAAAATAAAGATTTTTTAATGATCAAAGTGGCCATTTTTTTGAACTAGAACTATGGAGGTTTCTTGGAAAAAACGTTTACCTCGTATCTATGGTTGGCTCCTGCCTGTAAATCGGTTTCCACTGCATAAAAT of the Lactuca sativa cultivar Salinas chromosome 6, Lsat_Salinas_v11, whole genome shotgun sequence genome contains:
- the LOC111895720 gene encoding metal transporter Nramp5 — its product is MASLQHEPRVTGGSNRVSAVDLSVLNSKDFDDHKDIDHDQKPGWKSFLSFVGPGFLVSLAYLDPGNMETDLQAGANHRYELLWVILIGLIFALVIQSLAANLGVSTGKHLSELCKAEYPIFVKYCLWLLAEVAVIAADIPEVIGTAFALNILFKIPVWVGVLLTGLSTLLLLGLQKYGVRKLEILIAILVFLMAGCFFGEMSYVKPPAGDLLKGMFIPKLSGQGATGDAIALLGALVMPHNLFLHSALVLTRKIPTSVRGINDACRYFLIESGIALFVAFLINVSMIAVSGTVCSEKNLPSDEMDRCNDLTLNSASFLLKNVLGKSGSTLYAIALLASGQSSTITGTYAGQFIMSGFLDLKMRKWLRNLVTRCIAITPSLIVSIIGGPSGAGRLIIIASMILSFELPFALIPLLKFSSSSTKMGPHKNSIFIILFSWALGLGIIGINIYYLSTAFVDWLIHSTWPKVANVFIAILVFPVMAAYVLSVIYLMLRKDVVVTYIEPSKGNPIAQDNMESGNDANRRPELTNAPYREDLSDIPFPQ